Proteins found in one Palaeococcus ferrophilus DSM 13482 genomic segment:
- a CDS encoding MFS transporter — translation MRRRLLIVLSLGWIFNYVHRMIVPPLIPLIKVEFGINNAQAGLLMTSLLLPYALIQVPAGYLGDRFGRKRVLVMSILGYSLSSALMLFGRNYWHVIGFRALYGLFAGLYYAPATALISEVYGRKKGSALGLFMVGPPVGSGLAPLIALPVALSLGWRWAFVVTSIASALIGLALLFGVRCDTKRGEKAKATIPRHLLPLGVANFAILAAFFATLTFLPDFFVSMGRSVEEASLYFSALSIAGIAGSLGGGALYDRLGRKSTEMAIGLTALLILLLTVSTLPQVVPILGVFFYAIGPIVTAYTAELATDENRGSVMGFVNMAGFFGATVGPYSLGLLIDAFGYKMAFLALPALYLLALGIIMKEKR, via the coding sequence ATGAGGCGACGGCTCCTCATCGTACTCTCCCTCGGATGGATTTTCAACTATGTGCACAGAATGATAGTCCCGCCGCTAATCCCCCTCATCAAGGTAGAGTTCGGGATAAACAACGCTCAGGCGGGCCTCCTCATGACGTCGCTCCTCCTCCCCTACGCGCTCATCCAGGTGCCCGCCGGCTACCTCGGCGACCGCTTTGGGAGGAAAAGGGTTCTCGTGATGAGCATACTGGGCTATTCCCTCTCAAGCGCCCTGATGCTCTTTGGGAGAAACTACTGGCACGTAATAGGCTTTAGGGCCCTCTATGGCCTCTTTGCTGGCCTATACTATGCACCCGCAACGGCCCTCATCAGCGAGGTCTACGGGAGGAAGAAGGGCTCCGCCCTCGGCCTGTTCATGGTTGGACCGCCCGTAGGAAGCGGTTTAGCACCGCTGATAGCCCTTCCTGTAGCGCTCTCCCTCGGATGGCGTTGGGCCTTTGTCGTCACGTCCATCGCGAGCGCTCTAATCGGGCTGGCCCTCCTCTTCGGCGTTCGCTGCGATACGAAAAGGGGTGAGAAGGCAAAGGCCACCATTCCGAGGCACCTGCTCCCGCTTGGGGTGGCAAATTTTGCAATTCTCGCCGCTTTTTTTGCCACCTTAACATTTCTGCCCGATTTCTTCGTCAGCATGGGCCGGAGCGTTGAGGAAGCATCCCTCTACTTCTCGGCCCTCTCGATAGCGGGCATAGCGGGTTCCCTCGGTGGGGGTGCCCTCTACGACAGACTCGGCAGAAAGAGCACGGAGATGGCCATAGGACTCACCGCACTCCTGATTTTACTCCTGACAGTTAGCACCCTCCCCCAGGTTGTGCCCATCCTCGGCGTATTCTTCTACGCCATCGGGCCGATCGTTACCGCCTACACCGCCGAACTTGCCACGGATGAGAACAGGGGTTCCGTCATGGGCTTCGTGAACATGGCAGGCTTCTTTGGAGCAACGGTGGGCCCCTACTCCCTGGGCCTTCTTATAGATGCCTTTGGTTACAAGATGGCTTTCCTCGCCCTTCCGGCCCTCTACCTTCTCGCCCTCGGTATAATCATGAAAGAAAAGAGGTAG
- a CDS encoding serine/threonine-protein kinase RIO2 → MVTKLLALEVYPQLKDVDFRVLRGVELNMRHYEWVPLERIASFTRMEIGSVSHRLGKLDNWGLVMRRSDLGYIGYQLTSHGYDALAIRALSKKGVIEAISTTQIGVGKEADVYVGITPEGREVAVKFNRIGRTSFTKIKLYRNEFKDKRHISWLYVSRLVAEREYEALRLLSPIAKVPEPVAWNRHVLVMEFIDGVELVDLRDTDLTTEEAEEILERILEEYRKIVAFGIVHSDMSLYNIVLRDDGDILIIDWPQYVTTAFPEARFYLERDLRVLLNSFERKWRVKKEWDEVWPSFEEAFLESLGE, encoded by the coding sequence ATGGTAACCAAACTGCTGGCCCTAGAGGTTTACCCCCAGCTCAAGGACGTTGACTTTCGCGTGCTTAGAGGGGTAGAGCTGAATATGCGGCACTACGAGTGGGTGCCCCTGGAGAGAATAGCGAGCTTCACACGCATGGAGATAGGGAGCGTATCCCACAGACTGGGGAAGCTCGATAACTGGGGCCTCGTGATGAGGAGGAGCGACCTCGGCTACATAGGCTACCAGCTGACGAGCCACGGTTACGACGCCCTCGCCATCAGGGCGCTCTCGAAGAAAGGGGTGATAGAGGCAATAAGCACCACGCAGATCGGCGTGGGGAAAGAGGCGGACGTTTACGTTGGAATAACGCCAGAAGGCCGGGAGGTGGCGGTCAAGTTCAACCGCATAGGCAGAACCAGCTTCACCAAGATAAAGCTCTACAGGAACGAGTTTAAGGACAAGAGGCACATCTCGTGGCTTTACGTCTCCCGCCTGGTTGCGGAGAGGGAGTACGAGGCACTGAGGCTTCTCTCACCCATAGCAAAGGTACCCGAGCCCGTGGCGTGGAACAGGCACGTCCTCGTCATGGAGTTCATAGACGGCGTTGAGCTCGTGGATCTGAGGGACACGGACCTGACCACGGAGGAGGCGGAGGAGATACTCGAGAGAATACTCGAAGAATACCGCAAAATCGTGGCCTTCGGGATAGTGCACTCGGACATGAGCCTCTACAACATAGTCCTCCGCGACGATGGGGACATACTCATAATAGACTGGCCCCAGTACGTCACGACCGCATTTCCCGAGGCGAGGTTCTACCTTGAGCGCGACCTTAGGGTGCTCTTGAACTCCTTTGAGAGGAAGTGGCGCGTGAAGAAGGAATGGGATGAGGTGTGGCCGTCCTTTGAGGAGGCCTTTCTGGAGAGCCTCGGGGAATAG
- a CDS encoding radical SAM protein, which translates to MKIRISYGTAIQMGLKRGRMLARPFTAYLMTYHDGRCRNNCAFCPQARESNADVKRLSRVTWPAFELEDVLDGLKRGNFARICLQTIDYPGMVEDVKELLKAFQPLNLPTSVSITPVPRETLVELKELGVDYIGVGLDASAERIYPIIKDSLYGWDDMWAFTRDVLEVFGPGSAFVHIIIGLGETDREALETIQRVYDMGGSVSLFAFTPIKGTRLESLSPPPLERYRRIQAAHYLIRNGLARVDELEFDGEELVGFNDLKEKVDPVAFMTHGCPGCNRPYYNEKPGKEPYNFPARPEKGEELLKKFL; encoded by the coding sequence ATGAAGATTAGGATTTCATACGGGACCGCGATTCAGATGGGCCTTAAGAGGGGCAGGATGCTCGCGAGGCCCTTCACAGCTTACCTTATGACTTACCACGACGGTCGTTGTAGGAACAACTGCGCCTTCTGTCCGCAGGCGAGGGAGAGCAACGCCGATGTAAAGCGCCTTTCAAGGGTTACCTGGCCGGCCTTTGAGCTCGAAGATGTTTTGGATGGCCTCAAACGGGGGAACTTCGCGAGGATATGCCTTCAGACCATTGACTATCCCGGAATGGTTGAGGATGTTAAGGAGCTCCTTAAAGCCTTCCAGCCCCTCAATCTACCCACCTCCGTCTCGATAACCCCTGTGCCCAGAGAGACGCTCGTGGAGTTGAAAGAGCTCGGCGTTGACTACATCGGCGTTGGGCTCGACGCCTCGGCCGAGAGGATATATCCCATCATCAAGGACTCCCTCTACGGCTGGGATGACATGTGGGCATTCACACGGGACGTTCTGGAGGTCTTTGGGCCCGGCAGTGCCTTCGTGCACATAATAATAGGCCTGGGAGAGACGGACAGGGAGGCCCTCGAGACCATCCAGAGGGTTTACGACATGGGGGGAAGCGTCTCCCTGTTTGCCTTCACACCGATAAAGGGCACGCGCCTCGAGTCCCTCTCTCCTCCGCCTCTCGAGCGCTACCGCAGAATACAGGCCGCCCACTACCTCATAAGGAACGGCCTCGCCCGTGTTGATGAGCTCGAGTTTGATGGTGAGGAGCTCGTGGGGTTCAATGACCTGAAGGAAAAGGTTGACCCTGTGGCTTTCATGACCCACGGATGCCCAGGCTGCAACAGGCCGTATTACAACGAAAAGCCAGGAAAAGAGCCCTACAACTTCCCAGCACGGCCCGAAAAAGGAGAAGAATTACTCAAAAAGTTCCTCTAA
- a CDS encoding phosphorylase family protein, which translates to MKKFVSAERPQTEEGMQYHIACKPGDVSRYVLLPGDPERVPKISSLWDEAREIAFHREYRTHTGKYKGVPISVTSTGIGGPSTAIAIEELAAIGADTFIRVGSTGAIQPGME; encoded by the coding sequence ATGAAAAAGTTCGTTTCAGCTGAAAGACCGCAGACGGAGGAAGGGATGCAGTACCACATAGCCTGCAAGCCCGGTGACGTTTCAAGGTACGTTCTCCTTCCCGGTGATCCGGAGAGGGTTCCCAAGATAAGCTCGCTTTGGGACGAGGCGAGGGAAATCGCCTTCCACCGGGAGTACAGGACGCACACAGGAAAATACAAAGGCGTTCCAATAAGCGTCACCTCTACGGGAATAGGTGGCCCATCAACGGCCATAGCGATTGAGGAGCTGGCTGCCATTGGAGCGGACACCTTCATACGCGTGGGCTCTACAGGCGCCATCCAGCCGGGAATGGAAAT